A single region of the Stegostoma tigrinum isolate sSteTig4 chromosome 8, sSteTig4.hap1, whole genome shotgun sequence genome encodes:
- the LOC125456652 gene encoding tetraspanin-1 yields MGCFTFIKVMMILFNLFIFLAGGALLGVGIWVSVDGGSFIQVIGPVSSQAMQFVNVGYFCIAIGAVLVLLGFLGCCGAQKESKCLLILFFAIVLIIFIAEIAAAVVALVYSSFAESLLRAWVTPVLQNDYGRRKDVTGIWNTTMSELKCCGFSNYTDFENSYYFKNHNNTFPSLCCNSTVLCTEAAAAKSNVQGCFHQLFDILKENANIVGGIAAGICALEIAAMVVSMYLYCKIDSKE; encoded by the exons ATGGGGTGCTTTACCTTCATCAAAGTTATGATGATCCTATTCAACCTCTTTATCTTT CTTGCTGGAGGAGCTCTCCTTGGTGTTGGAATATGGGTCAGTGTGGATGGGGGTTCTTTCATACAAGTCATTGGACCAGTGTCGTCACAAGCAATGCAATTTGTCAATGTTGGTTACTTTTGCATAGCAATTGGTGCTGTGTTAGTCCTCCTTGGATTCTTGGGTTGCTGTGGAGCACAGAAAGAAAGCAAGTGCCTACTAATATTG TTCTTTGCCATTGTCCTGATCATCTTTATTGCTGAGATTGCTGCTGCAGTTGTTGCTTTAGTGTATTCTTCCTTT GCAGAAAGTCTTCTACGTGCATGGGTTACTCCAGTACTGCAAAATGACTATGGAAGAAGAAAAGATGTGACCGGTATCTGGAATaccacaatgagtgaa TTGAAATGTTGTGGCTTCAGCAACTACACAGACTTTGAGAATTCATATTACTTCAAAAACCACAACAATACCTTTCCATCACTCTGTTGCAATTCCACAGTCCTGTGTACTGAGGCTGCAGCTGCTAAAAGCAATGTACAG GGATGTTTTCATCAACTTTTTGACATCTTGAAGGAGAATGCTAACATTGTAGGAGGGATTGCAGCAGGAATCTGTGCACTGGAG ATTGCAGCAATGGTGGTGTCCATGTACCTGTACTGCAAGATTGATAGCAAAGAATGA